Part of the Chloroflexota bacterium genome is shown below.
GATAGACGACTACCGATGGGAGATTCCCAAGAACTATAAACCAGGCATGAGAGTCCCCGGACTGATCTATGCCGACGAGAAGATGCTGGAGGGCATTCGGCAAGAACAGGCCGCAGAGCAGGTGGCCAATGTGGCTTTCCTGCCTGGTATCGTGGGGTATTCCCTGGCTATGCCTGATATCCACTGGGGCTATGGCTTTCCCATAGGTGGTGTAGCAGCTACCAGGGTGGAAGATGGAGTGGTTTCCCCAGGGGGTGTAGGCTACGATATTAACTGCGGAGTGAGGCTTCTGCGCACCGACCTGCACGAGGCGGAGGTCAGGGCTAAGCTGGAGAGGCTGCTGACCGAACTTTTCGTCAACGTCCCTTCCGGGGTCGGCTCGACGGGGAAAATAAAGGTTGGCAAGAAGGAAATGGACGATATTCTAACCGGAGGGGCTCGCTGGGCGGTAAGGCGGGGATACGGCACCGAAGAGGACCTGGAAGCAACCGAAGAGGGGGGCTGCCTCAAGGGGGCTAACCCCGACAAGGTGAGCTTGAAAGCCAAGGAACGCGGTTCGCCTCAGTCAGGGACCCTGGGCGCTGGCAATCACTTTCTCGAGGTTGAGGTGGTGGAGGAGATCTTCGAACCAGACATAGCCAGGAGCATGGGGATTGAAGATATCGGCCAGGTGCTGCTCCTCATCCATACTGGGAGCCGTGGCCTGGGGCACCAGGTATGCGATGATTACGTGAGATTGCTGCGTCAAGCGTCGCAGAAGTATAACATCAGCCTTCCCGACCAGGAGCTGGCCTGTGCCCCGGTGAAATCTCCTGAAGGGCAGGACTATCTGGCTGGGATGGCTTGTGCTGCCAACTACGCTTGGGCCAATCGACAGTGCATCGCCCATTGGGCCAGAGAATGCTTCGTTAAGGTCTTTGGCAAGCCGCTGCCGGAAATAGGACTGCAAATGGTCTATGATGTGGCCCATAACATCGCCAAGATCGAAAGCTACGAAGTGAATGGCAAGAAGGCCAGCCTTTGCGTCCATCGCAAAGGGGCAACACGGGCTTTCCCGCCCGGCCACCCGGACGTACCTGCCAGGTACAAGAAGATAGGCCAGCCAGTGCTTATCCCTGGAGACATGGGGCGTCGCTCCTACCTGGCGGTGGGGACCGAGACGGCCATAAAGGAGTCCTTCGGCTCCGTGTGTCACGGGGCTGGCAGGGTCAAGAGCCGCCACGCCGCCAGGCGCAGCCTGACGGATGCCGACGTGGCCAGGGAATTAGCTTCAAGAGGAATCCTGGCCAAAGCAGCTAGCCGGGGAAGCCTATCTGAGGAGGCCTCCGAGGCCTACAAGGACATAGACGCTGTGGTGGATGTATGCCACAAGGCAGGGCTGTGCCGGAAAGTGGTCAAGGCGAGACCTATAGGGGTGGTTAAGGGCTAGCACTGCGTAACGACCGAGATTCTTCTCCGCCTGCGGCCGCTCAGAATGACACCTACTGGCGCTGTCACCCTGAGCGTAGCGAAGGGTCTCACGTTACGAAGCATTAGTGTAGTGTCTCTGAAAAGACCTTCAGTAGAGCTATCCGTGCCATCCCGGCAAAAGCCGGAACCCAGAGGGCATGTACGCTGAATTCCGCGTCAAGCACGGGAACGATGCACTGTATCCTTATACGAGCGCTGCAAACTGCGATTGCCCCTGCTCAGATAGACTACCGTTCTTTGCTGAGATATAGTATATTTTGAGGGGGTGAATATATGACAAGTAAGGACGTCTACCTGGAACTGGCAGAGATGGTGAACCAGAACGATGCTGTGGGCCTGCCGGCCACACCGGCAATGCTAAAGGTTTTGAGATTGCAGTTTACGCCTGAGGAGGCTCGTTTGGCTGTTCAAGTAGGTCTCACCGGCGGAACGCTGGGCGAGCTATCGGCCAAAACAGGCATAGAGAAAGCTAAACTCCAGGAGATGCTGAAGACCATGGCCTACAAAGGCACCGTCTGGATCGACCCAGAAAAAGAAGACCCTGTCTACAGGGTCGTAGGCTCTACGGCACCAGGGCTTATTGAAACAGGTATTTGGGGCAACATAAGGTTCCCCTACGATGTTGAACTGGGCAAAGCTTTGCACGAGGCCATCTTTGATCTGGCCAGGGAGAAGCTGAGCAAGCTTGGCTTCCCTTATGCGCCTGTGTTCGCCAATCCCTGGGCCTTGCCCGAAGACGCCCTTCCTTCTGAGAACCTCGCCGAGACGCTCCGCCAACAGGACTTTATCAGCGTCTCTTTTTGCCCCTGCCGTCTCTCCCATTGGCTGGCAGACCCCGGCAACCACTGCCAGCACCTTTTGGAAACGTGCATTCACTATGGGGATGGTGGCCGATGGTGTGTCGAGCACGGTCAGGCTCGTCGCATTAGTGCCGACGAGGCTGTAGAGTTGCTCCGCAAATGCAGCTTGGATGGGCTTGTCCACTCCATTGACATGAATGGATTCATTTGCAATTGCTGTGCGGACTGTTGCGTCAACTTCAGGGCGCATCTTGAGTTGGGCGCTAAGGCACTGATCCCATCTCCCTTCATGCCTCAGATTGACCGTGATGAATGCAACGCCTGTGGGTTCTGTGCTGACGCCTGCCCGGTAGGCGCTATGAAGGTTGATGATTTCGCTGAGCCCGATAGCGATCTATGCATCGGATGCGGCGTATGCGTTCCCC
Proteins encoded:
- a CDS encoding 4Fe-4S dicluster domain-containing protein — its product is MTSKDVYLELAEMVNQNDAVGLPATPAMLKVLRLQFTPEEARLAVQVGLTGGTLGELSAKTGIEKAKLQEMLKTMAYKGTVWIDPEKEDPVYRVVGSTAPGLIETGIWGNIRFPYDVELGKALHEAIFDLAREKLSKLGFPYAPVFANPWALPEDALPSENLAETLRQQDFISVSFCPCRLSHWLADPGNHCQHLLETCIHYGDGGRWCVEHGQARRISADEAVELLRKCSLDGLVHSIDMNGFICNCCADCCVNFRAHLELGAKALIPSPFMPQIDRDECNACGFCADACPVGAMKVDDFAEPDSDLCIGCGVCVPRCDVQAIKLIRRVPA
- a CDS encoding RtcB family protein, which gives rise to MARWDGPLNKIDDYRWEIPKNYKPGMRVPGLIYADEKMLEGIRQEQAAEQVANVAFLPGIVGYSLAMPDIHWGYGFPIGGVAATRVEDGVVSPGGVGYDINCGVRLLRTDLHEAEVRAKLERLLTELFVNVPSGVGSTGKIKVGKKEMDDILTGGARWAVRRGYGTEEDLEATEEGGCLKGANPDKVSLKAKERGSPQSGTLGAGNHFLEVEVVEEIFEPDIARSMGIEDIGQVLLLIHTGSRGLGHQVCDDYVRLLRQASQKYNISLPDQELACAPVKSPEGQDYLAGMACAANYAWANRQCIAHWARECFVKVFGKPLPEIGLQMVYDVAHNIAKIESYEVNGKKASLCVHRKGATRAFPPGHPDVPARYKKIGQPVLIPGDMGRRSYLAVGTETAIKESFGSVCHGAGRVKSRHAARRSLTDADVARELASRGILAKAASRGSLSEEASEAYKDIDAVVDVCHKAGLCRKVVKARPIGVVKG